GTTTCCGTTTGAgaaattttggtttagtttttatCCGCACTCCCATATAAAACATGTGAGGAAATGGTATCATCTAGGTACGAGGTGACTAAGTACATATATGGAACATCGTCGATAAGGTTACCAGAATGTTTCTTAATCAACTCATTGTCAAGGGAAGCATGGAACAAAGAGTCTAACTGGTTAGGCTACATTGCGGTGGCCACAGACGAAGGCAGAGAGTTGTTAGGGAGAAGAGACATTGTTGTAGCATGGCGAGGGACCATTCAGCTGTATGAGTGGGCTAATGATTTCGATTTCCCACTTGAATTAGCTACCTCGGTTTTCCCTCCTACTGACCCGAATGACCCAGGTGACCCCCCTCGTATTGCCAATGGTTGGCTGTCTCTATACACAACCTCTGATACACGCTCACGTTTTGACAAGACCAGTGCACAAGAACAGGTCTCTGAACAAACATTTTCCCTCACTAACTTCACATTCAGACTTTTGATTTGTTGTGACCGCTCCAGGATCTGTGATATCAGGAGtccaatttttgttttaaaatattctttttataaaaagaaattattttaaagaaaatttataattaattatgtatattctgaatttaatttaatttatatattttttagtcAATTTTAGTATCaagaatattatataaaaataattgacatcatataaactttttttttttcaaaagcaaATCTGGtattaaaaatctcaaaatattaCTTCTCGTCCCActggtttggtttgttttggttttcagGTTCAAGGAGAGCTTAAAAGGTTACTAGAATTGTACAAACATGAAGAAGTTAGTATAACCTTTACAGGCCATAGCTTGGGAGCAGTCCTATCGATTCTATCCTGTTGTGAACAGCCGTCttttaggttagaagaagaatagagaagaaaaacgtattgaggcaaatacccgtttagggtttcttattaatgatgtgataataatttacaaacccttagacccatatttatacagcctcaaaaaaaaaaaaccgatttccttttcccaatagaaatagtaactttcctaaaccgaaaaggcatacCGTACCGCGGGGGCCTGCGGCCCCCGCACCCCCAGATGTCAACCTTGATAACGAGTGTCGCCCGCACTCGGTCGGACTACGTCCGACCCacgagtgctgggcattttactggtacaatagagatttaagacacacagatgcaacataTCCGCCACAGACTTTCTCCACAACGAATGGCCTATTACCACAACAAGTCTTGGAGACACGCTTTCTTGCGTCACGGTTTTTGCTTTCGGCAGTCCCCGCATTGGTGACCTCAACTTCAGAAGACTGGTTGAGTCCTTAAAAAAACTCCACATCTTGAGAATAACAAATGTCCCCGATCTCATTCCGCATTACCCGGTGTTCAGGTTCAGAGATGTAGGGAGGAGCTTGAGATCAACACATTGAAATCAGAGTACCTGAAACGGTCTCTAAACTTGGCACATTTCCATAACCTGGAGGCTTACTTGCACGGCGTGGCGGGGACACAACACAACCAAGATGAGTTCAAGCTGGAGATTAACCGGGATATCGCGCTGCTCAATAAGGATTTAGATGCTCTCCAAGATAAGTACTTAGTGCCTGGGCATTGGTTGGTTCTTGAAAACAGAGGGATGGTTCAAGCAGATGACGGGACATGGATTCTTAATGGAGATATGGGAAATAatgatcaagaagaagaaaaagacaaatGCGAATTACCATGAATATATCTATAATACATGTTTAATTAACAGGCACAAAATCCTTTTGAAGAAGTAAAACAACAAGAAAATGTTACTTATTCTCAAACAATAACATTTGACGCACCAAATATCAGtttctttttctcaaaaaaagctcaatttttcttttaacctGAGGCTTTGAATGGTGAccaagaaacaaagaagaacaaTATGTTTCTTAATATTTCTaataaattttactattcatTAGGAATAgttatcattttcattttttcattatAGAAAACTAAAGAATAAATTTGTTTCTCACTAAAATAATCATTCTTCATTATTCTCATAATTTTATtcccattttttattttcttatttttttctagtGTTCCCGAAATAGTTACCAGTTACATCTTTAATTTCTTTCACTATTACATCAAAACAGATACAAtaacatagagagagagaagttgcTTATTTATGTACAAGGaaaaagaggaggaagaagaagatcatcAAGGTAACTTGGATGTGAACCCCTCCACAACATGAATTGGAGCTTTGATCAACCCATATACGATATCCACTAGTATAGTCACACACAAGCAAGGACATGCATTGtgtgaatatataaaattagaacCCCATAGACTTTTATTTATAACCTTCAAACTTTTGGTGGGTCTTTAATATCTTATTAAAGAGATCCAAAAATTCATGTCTCCATAAACACAATGTTGTGCAGCACAGCCTGAGCTAGAACAGTTGATTCTAAAAATAAACAAGCTTGTGTTAGTGAGTAACGTTGTTGTGGGTTATTGAAGTAGGTTTACTATTTGTAAACAAGCATGTTGCCCTAGAAGCAAAGTGAACAAAGCCCATTTTGTATTTCAAATGCTTTCAATTTAACGAATGGCAAGTATCAGACAGGCCCAGTTTCTGAAAGAACGATAATTTTCAACATGCTTTCCCAAGAGTGAATCATAGCTTCAACAATTGTCACAAAACCTTAAGACTTCTAACAACCACTTCATTGTCCGGTTTTAAAATGCTGCCATAACAAAACAAGTCTCTTTAACattgtataaataaattttgcatttatcgtacttatttttgatttttaagaatagattagaaaaatgtcttcaacaaaataaaattattaggaTTAACTGTGATTATCATTATTTAtactctaattttttaataatctttttcaattaaaaataaaatattttaatgtatatgCAAGATGAAAGTCATATTTTGTATGTAAATGTAAGATTAggtaaaaaattataagttcaaaatcatttatttgaatctagtcaatacatagacctttattttattttttgataaaatctcaaatttatcaatccaaaaataaaaaggagCATTTACATAAATAAAGATAGcatttacataaataaaaatagcattAGCTAATTTCTACTCTGAGGAAAGACCTTTAattttctacagaggtatctttgccaatcttttttttttgtaactgatatCTTGCCAACCTTGTCGTCATATATAGGTCACGAAGTATTAACACTATGGTTTCAACGGGTGAAAGTAAGTTCCTCGACTGATATATATGAGAATCTCAAGTCGAGAATGTCAAGTCGAGAAAACCATTAGTTGGCAAATAATTAAGTACAAATAATTAAGTACGTTCAAATGAAGcaacataataatatatgtgCGCAACGACCATCGAGAATAATCTTTTTGTTAATTAGAGAATAAGTCAATTCATTCAGTTCATAGTTATAAAAATTTCCAACACAGCCAGGGCTTCTAGCTCTAGTGGTAAAGGgctcacagctgtgagttccgtTACCTGGGTTCGAATTCTGATCATTggaaaattaacatttcggcatcgccagaaACAGAGGACCGACacgtggcaacacgtgactagtctggaccacttcggtAGGGCCAgaatacctctgtataattcaaaaaaaaaaaatcccaacaCAGTGCATGGTTGATGTCGGCGAAAAGAGCACACCAAACCGTTTCTATAATGTCATATTCCTGTTTATTATCTGTTGCATCTTTGTGTCTTAAATCTCCGTGCACCAATAAAAATACGCCTTTTCAGTTTAggaaaactattttttctaGATAAATTACTATTCCtattgaaaaaaagaaatcagatttTTTGAGATTGTATGAATATGGATCTAAAGATTTATAAGTTATTATcacatcaataataaaaaaaaaaacttaaacagTTATTTGGCTCAATACATTTTGTTCTCTATTATTCTTCTAACCTAATTCGTGGCCGTTCATAATATTATCagttatttttttggtaaaaagttCATTATCAGTTACTTTATACAAATTAATCAGTAGTTGATGACAACAGTTCTTAAGCAAACATTCATTTTCGGAACCTTAAAATATGTTATCACCAGATAAATTTCACATGCTCTTATATTCTCGTATAAAGCCACATATATCAATGAAATATGAAAGATATGATTCTCGTATAAATCATTGATATCACATATCATTTTAGTAAGCTTACAAAAATATTCGATTACACAAGTTCTttcagttttattaattttcctataaattttaaatcaatagTTTGGCCATCAAAtcactaaaaataatatttttgatcatatgcatttcaaaatcttttttttaattatacagaggtatcctaaCCCCATAAAaatggtccagactagtcacgtgttatCACATGTCGTATCTGTTTCTGATGATATTGAAATGTTAATTCCAAAGTGACCAGGATTAGATATCACGTGGCAGAATCTACAGATGTGAGTTTTTTATCATTAGAATTAGAAATCCCGGTTAGCATTTCGAAGTCTTAATTTCAATCATTATATTCTAAAACTCATCTACCTTTCGTTTTTTCCTATAAATGAAAAAGTCTACTCAAACGAAAAAGACCGGGGAACATTCTTTATAAGCCAATTGCAGTTACATAAAAAGGTAAATCATTGTAGGCACATGAAAACCTACATAGAAAAGGTTGATCTATTGTAAGGAGGTACAGTAATACCAAAACCTTGATACAACAAAATTGTACGTACGATTTATGAAAGgtaaaaagagagaagaaaaacatataaatagcGATATTCAATGACTTGCATAGACTAATCACAATTATTAGTGCTTGGATATCCGGTAAAGTTATATATCCGAAACTACCATATTCAATGATGTTGCGGGTCAGGTCCTCCCGGTGAAACCCTGTCCGAATCCACTAGAAACCTCCTCTCGTTATAACCTTTGAACTTGGAGAGATCAAACCCCAGCTCACGTAGGAGAGTCTGACTATCCATATTTCCCATATTTGAAACGCGGTCTGCATGGAGGATTCGAGCCAGAGTACTCGAGATTGGTGATGAAAATATGATTAGGAACATGATAATAGTTTGCTTAAGGATTAAATTCGCCATAATAGGTAAGTAAGAAGAATAAAGGTAGCTTCTGGGGGTTAGTAAGAGATtgtgaaagagaaagagagagattttaAAAGGGGATTAAGtcgagagagagatgatgactTGTGTACAATGAgatatttctatttatagatAATGAGAGACACAAAATACGGCGAACATGTTAAGGATTGAGTAGGTTGGGTCAGTGGAGAGAACACGATGGGATCCACAACACAGCGAAAGCCAAAATCTGACTCATAATTTTGGATTATAAAACTCATGCACGCACACACAAAGACACTAATTACGATATGGGGTTTCAAACTGATCAAACGATCGAAATTGTCAGGTGGAAATCAAAATTTCCGGGACCATTAGGATTTTACTTTACATGTATTGATTAATAAATTAGAAATGCTcgatataaaatgtaaaatgtCAACTAATCCATATTCTGATGCGAGACTACTTGAGGGTGATAGAAGgaacattatatataatttgctCCCGATTGCAATATTTCAAAGGCACATCTTTTTAGTTTAGGGTATTtgtcaaattaaataaactatatattctTTATTTCCATGATATATTATACTTTAGAAAGATttcttgtttcaaaatataagctgtttaagttacaaaaaaaaaaaaaaaaatataagctgttttgatattttaatataagttttattaaaaatagtttaaccGATTATATTTAcagcatttttatttataaattgaattattttaatttatatatatctgAAAGTGttgttttggaaaaatatttttttaatcttaggTGTTTTAGACAAAACATCACATTCTAGAGagtttatagttttgttttattaccTAAAATATGGAAATTACATTAATTAATCATGATGTAAATTAATGGTTTCTCTTACAAAAAGGTATATATGGGCgtggttaaaaaaaagaattattattGGATTCACTTCTAGGGTGAACCTAAAGACTCACCAACcaatcatattgttttattttgtatacagatttttcttaaaaaggaaacaagatATTTAGcatttacttttaaaaacaaaaaaataaaacaaacaaaaatagtattagtttgaaaagaaaaaaataatattattaacaccGTATACAGTAAATCCTAAATcgtaaactaaaccctaaaccctaaacagtaaaccctaaattcttaggtaacccctaaacccttgggtaaaccctaaactcttagaTAAAACCTCCACtcttgaataaattttaaactcatgtcttaaatattaaacactaaataataaacctttagataaatcataaacccttgggtaaatctaaaaatttaggattaatgtttatgttttagtgGTTAGGACTTGGggttaagatttatccaagaatttaaggtttatccaagggtttaggggttacctaagagtttaggatttagtgtttagagtttagagtttagtttgtgatttagggtttagtgcaGACGGGATTAATaacattaattttctttttttgaactattttttgttttttattttttttatttttaaaagtaaatgctaaatattttgttttctttttaaaaaaaatctgcatacaaaatgaaacaatatgattggttggtgaacctttaagTTCACTCtaagggtgaacccaagtatttttcttttaaaaatggtaTATTTGGGTGTGGTTAAaaaaagagttattcttgggctcacccctagagtgaacctagaggttcacccaaccaataagaatcactcatttcacaattgatatcttttaaaaaaggaaacaaaatattgtcaattaatatattatgtctttaaaataaataaaataaaaacaaataaaaataataatagttacaaaaaatgatttataaaaaaaaatatttttaacattatcaacaaaaataaactctaaaccctaaatcataaaccctaaacccttaagtataccctaaacccttggggtatacgctaaacccttggataatcttaaactctaaactctaaactctagtactgtatatgcaaaaaaaaatagatattttaacgccatcatcgaaatactaaaccctaaatcctaaactgtaaatcctaaacccttgggtaaaacataaacacttggataatcctaaattttaaatcaaaaacactaaacactaaaacaataaatattaaaaatactaaacccttaatcttaatctctaaactctttttaggattAAAGATTTGGtagttttaagatttagtgtttaatgtttttaatttagagtttatagtttagggtttagtgttttgatgacggagttaaaatatttttaatttttatgtatatattactatttttatttatttttaacactttttattttaaaaatataatataacttgataatattttgtttcctttttttaaaagatatcaattgtgaaatgaatgattcctattggttgggtgaacctctaggttcactctaggggtgaatcCAAGAATAAGTCTTAAAAAAGGTATATTTGACTAGTTGGGCATAAGGTTGCACCAAGATTTTCTCCAACGTAATTAGGTTTTGACTATATTTGATCTCTTCCCACATTGTGGATATGAATATCTGAAATTGCTGAAAAGTTCTCATAATAGAGACTCATACGTTGAACAACAAAAAGCCATTGAAAAGTGAGACGAAGAAACATTTGTTCTGCCGGATCACGTCGGAAAGAAAGAATACAAGTGACAAAATGGGGGCggtgttgtttttcttttagttaaCATGGCCGACAAATTATCTAAAACCCATTTGATCTCTGCTCGTGTCCAACACATGTATATgcttttttttaccttttaagtttttattatttgttccATCGATGTAGTTTTAGGCTGTTCTAAAACTCGTCCATCTAACCGAGTAAACGGCCGAGAATGCGTTGTGCGGTGAGCTTAATAACTTCGCCACcgcttaaaaataaaaatgtcttCACTTCCTTAACTTAATaggaaaaataaagttaaattgGAAGTAAACAAATGCTATActttgacccaaaaaaacaaatgctatactaataaataataactgtcagttcaagaaaaaaaaagtaataactGAAGGTCAAATGTCGACAAATATACGTATTGCCCACGTGGAATATTATGTCGGACCTACACTTATATATCCACATGCTCAGTAGGTCCAACAAGTTTATCCATTTTACTTTTATTCGGTTataaacattaattatataactGATTTTGgtcaataaaaaattatataactgaTAAAGATAAAGTAACCAACGGCGACAAAAGTATGTGTGGAATATTTTGAGGGTAATGTGACATAATAGAATAATCCGGGAAAAATTATGTCAATAATCGTAAAATAGTTTAAGATGGTGGCAGGAGAAAAGTCACTTATAAATCTATAATAGCTATCTGACTAGATTACAAGTCAGTAAATTTGATACCCTTAAATTTGACTATTCTCTTAGATACTACTAGAGTTAGGACTAAAAGactataaacaaaaattacatatattttatacatatgaatgaatttgtttaaaatgttttacTACCCAAGTTCAAAAACGCATTAATCTTGATGATCATAGGGTGTGATTGGTAATGACTGTGAGTGCTTTCCATAGCCCCATTTATTTATAAAGCACCAAAACTAGAACAAtcaagttttaatttattttttaaaaccaaagcTCTTGAAATAACCTACAGCTGTAAAAGTCCTCTGCAGAGCCAAATATCGAAAGCAAATTTTTAGTGTTTTCTATAAAATTCTAcagtaataaaatttaaaattacagCAAAAAGTTTACAGATTTTATTCTACAGCAATAATTTCGAAGGTACAACCATTACCAATCGGATCCATAGTCTCCTGACTCTCCTTCACTGGTGAAAGAAATTGATATTTGTGTAAGTGAAATTTTAGTCCAGG
This genomic stretch from Raphanus sativus cultivar WK10039 chromosome 3, ASM80110v3, whole genome shotgun sequence harbors:
- the LOC108846750 gene encoding CLAVATA3/ESR (CLE)-related protein 6, which produces MANLILKQTIIMFLIIFSSPISSTLARILHADRVSNMGNMDSQTLLRELGFDLSKFKGYNERRFLVDSDRVSPGGPDPQHH